Proteins from one Hoplias malabaricus isolate fHopMal1 chromosome 2, fHopMal1.hap1, whole genome shotgun sequence genomic window:
- the LOC136677426 gene encoding CMRF35-like molecule 3 yields MWPLVLLLSGFLTAGVNAVRTVTGLRGHSVQIHCPYDSGYESYTKYLCRGECPTLVWSTKDIPVDSGSVKDQRFSLKDHTVNRVFIITITDLRTEDAGTYWCGIGRALRDDYTEITLLVKLDNFNNTAVPASYPPSAHTLSTAVFTAPSTGQQRTSSPNVPHSTSSSTTHNDKTEPSDPVMYISVGLAFVMIVLLVAMTALYKQKRTTKRTKDKSIPLSAVPADPEMGDRIYQEIEEREQKPGEDSTNSPLYSTIEPPDLFIYNTPTPSQQGPQQPPNSTVNFTKHSAENTIYSAVRVPK; encoded by the exons ATGTGGCCACTCGTACTCCTTCTGTCTGGGTTCTTAACAG CTGGAGTCAATGCTGTTAGAACTGTAACTGGACTCAGAGGACACTCAGTTCAGATTCACTGTCCCTATGACTCTGGATATGAATCCTACACAAAGTATCTCTGCAGAGGGGAATGTCCTACTTTAGTCTGGAGTACTAAAGACATTCCTGTTGACTCTGGATCTGTTAAAGATCAGAGATTCTCTCTGAAAGACCACACAGTGAACAGAgtcttcatcatcaccatcactgaCCTGAGAACAGAGGATGCAGGAACGTACTGGTGTGGGATAGGGAGAGCTTTACGTGATGACTACACTGAGATTACGTTACTGGTgaaactgg ATAACTTCAATAATACTGCAGTCCCTGCAAGTTATCCTCCATCAGCTCACACACTGTCTACAGCTGTCTTTACTGCTCCATCTACAG GACAGCAAAGGACTTCTTCCCCAAATGTCCCACACTCAACCTCATCCAGTACCACTCACAATGACAAAACTGAACCATCAG ACCCTGTGATGTACATCAGTGTTGGATTGGCCTTTGTGATGATAGTACTGCTGGTGGCCATGACAGCACtgtacaaacaaaaaagaactaCAAAGAGGACCAAAG ACAAGTCGATCCCTCTGAGTGCAGTGCCGGCCGACCCTGAAATG ggtgacagGATCTATCAGGAGATTGAGGAGAGGGAGCAGAAGCCTGGGGAAGATTCTACTAATTCTCCACTTTACTCCACTATTGAACCTCCTGATTTATTCATATACAACACTCCAACCCCGTCTCAGCAAGGTCCACAACAGCCCCCCAACTCCACTGTAAACTTCACTAAACACTCAGCTGAAAACACTATTTACTCTGCAGTGCGTGTCCCCAAGTGA